GCGTCAAAGCATAAATGTGTACACAGTCACCATAGTAACAGGTACTGACCAAATTGAAAGCAAATAGGATCCACATTCTaaacaatatacaaaaacaaatctgaaaaataaaaacgaaaattgaaaataaagcaAGCCTGTTCCTTCTACTTTTAAGCTTAGCTTTTTTTCAAGATgtacaaatataaaatcaaatagtAGATCGATGACAACTTATCCAAATCCAAGATAGACTACACTCTCTAAACATCCTATAACGCAATCCTTAGTAAATATCTTAAAGACATAGCAACTCAGCACCTAATATTAAATAAATGCCACTATATTTCACTGGGGAAATATGCACAATTTTGCTTTTGACCTCTCTGATCTCTCCAACCCTGACCTTGCCATGCTTACCTAAATTATCACTATTCCGTACTCCCTTGACCTCGGCCTGTTCTTTAACTATTCTTCTTTATTTGTTGCATGCGCacaagtccccccccccctctccccccccccgatTCTAACGAAACAGTATAACTCTCTAgcatttgcattcctaacactagatTATATCTTTTAAAAGACTTGGGAAGCACGGTTGTGAGATAGGATAAACTCTTTTGGAGAAACCTTCAAACATATTTTTATGGAGCTGAGGGAATGGAGACTATAAAAAATTTCGGAAAGAATTAGTTAGTGCCCCTAATAAAGTTCCGTAAGTATTAACTGTAGATATGTATAGAAACCAAAAAAATTGGAACTATTAATGGTCTCTGCCAGAGCATAGTGAGTAATAATGGGCGTAAAattagaaaatattaatttaGCTTAGATTTGTTTTTAAGGTTTTGTGTTAGTGTTAGGACTTCATTaacgtcctgcaacgtgtcactgcttgcctctcttccatctctgactggatgtcgtcacgctttctcaaacttaacctctctaaaactgaactccttgtctttcctcctcctaatactgatcctcctctctcactctcccttcaagtcagtgatatccacataagtccatccctacaagcgcgctgtcttggcgtcatacttgactctggtctcacctttgagtctcacatccagtttgttgccaagtcctgtaggttccaactcaaaaacatagcccgcatccgcccctttcttacgcaagatgctaccaaggagcttgtccatgctctagtaatttcctgcatggattactgtaaccctctcctgattggtctccccaaaagccgtactgccccgctacagtctgtaatgaatgctgcagctagactgcttttcctatccagtcggtcctctcacacctcgcccctctgccagtccttacattggctccctgtatcctataggagtcaattcaaagtgctaacccatacatttaaagcactgaacaattccagcccctcttatatctcttcactgatccagaggtatgcccctcctcgtaccctccgctctgcccgcgaccacctcctgaccgctgctcgcacccgtacggccaactcacgcttgcaggacttctcacgggcggctcctctcctatggaataacttgcctactgccatcagactctcccctagtcttcaatcatttaagaagggccttaaatcccatctcttcaggaaagcgtatggcctcccagagtaatctctcccttacatacctgtctcttgctctcctatgggatagtgctttgctctctcctccagctctgcttcactcctacttgatatttcctatcctaatgtttctaataccccacctcctatagactgtaagctcatttgagcagggtcctcttcaacctattattcctgtaagttttcttgtaattgtcttatttattgttgcatccccccctctcaaaatattgtaaagcgctacggaatctgttggcgctatataaatggcaataataataataataataataataatagtaattaacCTAACCCTAAAGGATTTGTGAATTCAGTGTAAGGATTTATTTGTTTGTGCAGAGCTGTGGGTAAAGTATATGTGTTTTGAAACAGAATGAATTATTGATTTTAACAGGATAATTTGGCCCACATAGGACATCTACTGAAATTTGCAgtaactgagctgtaataattagttggataagaaaacaaataatgcaattttaattttaatgtgtTTAGAAAAGGATTACATGATGAGTAAAATAAGTTTGTGAGTGTAGCATTAAttagttatttaataaagtgaggaTTCAAATTGAATtcttagtgaatttcaaatttaaggtccgaGTGGTAATCGAAAACAAAGCTGACTTAGAAAGATTTTCCAATTCGGCTATTTtcacctcaaatttgaaattcaatttataATTCACcacaaattctcactttagttaatcaCCCTGTCTAAAAACCTCAAGCCAGCAAAATCTCTACAAGTTTGACAAAACAGTAGACGATGTCTCTAAAACTCAATGTCGGCTCCAAGCTGAGGGCACGGGTTTTATATCCCAAGGAATGATCCATTTTTTTGTTATAGCACTTGAAATACAGTGTGTTATACATACCCAGATCCTTCAATCAGGTGTCTGTAAGAAGCAATCTCCATCTCCAAGAACGTTTTCTGGTCACTGAGAATCCCATACTTTTGGTCTTGATCTTTCATATACATTAGGATGTCTTCCAGTTGACTTTGCAAGGAGTCTATGTCACTTTGAAGCTCTGTGAGCTGCACAGAGTTATTCTCGAATGTCTCTTCAAGACTTGTCTCGAGAACCGATTTctaaatcaaacaaatcaaaGTAAATTGTACAATAAGATGATGACAATGATGACAGCTTCATGATGAATGTGTAGAGGTGGAGGTGGGTGGCTCATGGAAACCACGATTTTAAAGAAatgacaaataaatatataaacaaaaataatgtctgcatttgaacatattgcccacatacagtaaatactatTAAATCATATCTTTCTaatataaaggtatttaaaactgctatagaaATCTTTATCAATTCTGaactgctaatgtaatgctgacagtgaaatggtagagCCCATTCACTCCTCCCCCTCCTTGACTGTAAGAATGGTATCAGCCAGTCAcacttcctgtactgtttgaaagGGGTTGAGTAGACATTTTTAGCAActtacattcattatataaatgACTAGAGTCTTCGGCCAGAGAAATTAGTTCCTCTtcagcagtgatggctaacctggacaccataaattgtttctggactctaaaagactctaaaagctagctgagcatcatgggaaatgtagtccagaaacaatttatggtgtccaggttagccatcactgctctacAGGCTGGCTGATTGAGGATGAGTAAGGCTTTATGAACAAGATTttatactgcaaaatacataaaaataaaaacgtttATACTCAATTATGGTATTGAAGGAGTTAATAAAGATCATAGCAAGAGATATTTGTCTAGATAGTCCGTATACACTAATGGAAATCTGGTACAAACAACAATAAGCATTtgcatgaaataataaaaatccagaaacatACCATTTGGAGTTGCGTCTGTAGTTTTATCTCCATAGCGTGTGCTGTGTGCTTCAGGTCAATCATTTCTTCCTTCAATTCCTCCAATTCTTCTTTACCAGAAAATAGCCTGTGCTCCAACTCTGAATGCTGCAATACAAGGACCATGGGAAAATGTTATCAACTGAATGTATGAATTTACTCCATCCCAAATACTAGCTTTGAAACAAGCTAATAAACTATTAAAAACTAATAACTGAGCTGTCAAAATtccacagttaaagggacactaaaggcacccacaccacttccgctcattgaagtggtttgagtgcagtgttcctgtcccccttagtcctgcaatgtaaatcattgcagttttagagaaatgattaccttgcaggactaatactgcctctagtggctgtcaattagaAAGCCATTAGAGGCATATCATACTTGCTAGGCGACTTTTGGCACCTAATTAATGCTGGACGTCATTACACTTTctgttaaatccccataggaaggtATTGAAgccatactttcctatggggagggcctaatgcgcttgcAGTGCTCACCGTACATGAGCATTAAGACCCCTGACTAATGACGTTGGAGGAGATAGGTGCTGGAATCGGGTGAGTATGTAAAGGGTTTTTAAAcctaccaagtgtccctatttaagagggactgtccctattttgggcccaaaatcATCTACCTCTCTATTGTAGGATCTGCTTATTGctggtgtatctgagtgtataacagagctccacagcaattatactcacATTTTTGTGCttggaaatcagtctgtgtaaataagatacattgttcttgttctaaattacattttagttgcataaataagTATTAGTAAGtcgcctaaaatttctcagaacagccccaccccaggccacactcacacccctaaaattaaagttcccctctttgtccatttccaATGTTCAGCATATAACAATCATACTCTACACTCTGCAGTTATTACTTGTGTGCAGTTTTCATGCCCTATGCAGAACATTGACATAAACCTACCAGCATTGTGGGAAGGACTTTAAATGTAAGTCTGGTCCCGTAAAAAACGGTACAATGGAGGTAAGCAAAAACCATAATCACCGCTATGGCACTTTTCATTCATGTTTTCATTCATTCAGATTTAGACTTTGAAACTAGGATGCCTGCCCTGACCTTTTGGACTTTTTTTTGGATGATTTGAGTATAATCTTACCTCAATCGTTGTGTACCTTCTTGCATTGGATTTAGCAACTGTGTTCTACTTTATTGTTTAAGAAGACTCTTCCTCAGACTGCTTATCTTTGCACAGGCATGTACGACcaaaacatttaattatgtaaataataataaggatCTCATTATGAAGAGTAATTTTGATTTTTGCAGATGGTAGAATACAGTGATGAATTCTCAGTACCCATTTGTTAACCTGCCCATTTTCCAGGGGGTAACCAGCCTGAAGCTTTCTAACTGTTGATGAGCCATAACGAGAGGTAAGACTATAAACATCCCCACTCATTctttaaaaaactaaaatgaaattGGTTTTAGAGAGACTAAAGAGTGTTAAAAATATGTAGTGCATTTGAAGAATAACAGAGGTTTATATAGTATTGGTAACTTCATTATGACCACCATGATGACCGAAAAATTATTACTGTAGTATGCCTAGTGGGAAATTAGTAGACCTTACCAAGTATCGGAGACCTAGGAATTAGCTTTTAGATCCCTTATTTAGTTCTCCCATTGAatggtatttaaagggactctcttaCTGGCCGCCATTTGTGAGTGACATTACTGTATTTTACACCAGGTTACGACTATAGCTGAGCTGGAGAGTACTTCCAAAACAGCACTTCTTGCCTCAATTATGTAATGCAGTTGTTAATTAATCGCAGTTCAGTATTTAGTGAAGAACTGCATCTCTTGAAATATTGAGCAAATATAAAATGAGAAATTATGCAAATCAGATGAATTGGTTTACTGTTGAACGGAAGATGTCCTCAGCCTCCTTTAGGTTCCTCTCTAAAAGACTTTCATATTCCTCTCGAATTTCCGACAAAGCTTCGGTTAAATCCATAGTTGGTGCTACATCCATTGCCACATTGACTTTGACTCCCAGCTGAACGGCAAGACGATTTACCTCCTTCCCGAAAGAAGATatcattaaaatgttaaaatttagCAGCTTGTAAACTTTGATTCAGTAATTGAGTTCAATATTTAAAGAGACTCTGGAATTACTTTTAAAATGTCTTCAGTTACGCTGTATACTTAATGTCAGGAACGCAAAAATGTATAGTGGTAAAATCACTCTTTAGATGTCCGCCCCCTTTGCCTCCTTTTGAAatggtattttacttacctttttccaagcACCACACCGCTCTCACCATGGCTGGCCTCACTTCAcgccacctccatggctgagatcgtcaaatttgacaatctcagccattccaatgcttttgcataggaaagtattgggagggttttgggcatgcacggcaaaatgctgcaccaatcagcatctcttcaatgcatcaatgcatctctatggggagtgtttaGTGTTTCCATACAGAGCATGGAGATACagaacggcagtgctgcacacagcagcactgacccagaaatCACTTTTAGTGgcgatctgagtgactgtcactaaaggttttactaggcagtaatgtaaacatgtattactgaaaAGCATATCATGCTAAAGTTTTGTAATTTTTATACCAGTGGACAAGATGATCTATTATCCTTGTGATGCAAGTTATTTCTATAAAATATTTAACAGTctttgtaaaaataatttaaccACTACTACATAAGtactatacattttatatatatatatattatctcttAAAATCACAGCATTCTTCCCATGTAGAATCACAGAGGGTGACTTGCTCAATGGCCCATTTAGCTGTCCATCAATTTGTCCTGTGTAATGTTCATAAAGATTCAATAGGCTTTTTATTGCCTTTtcaaaccaattaaaaaaaaacattcaaattaGTGGTAATGTTGTCtgttcaataaatagttactCACACAATAATCAATTGCATGATGCAAATGAAGAAACAACTGTCAATGTCAATGAATAGTGGTCAAATATGTAAACGTTCAAATTTAATTGCCATCACAAACTATAATAAAATGGTATGTGTATCACCATTTctgttaaattatttatttgttgAAACACACTACATATTCATTTTAACTAGTCTTGAGCTCAACATAGCTTGGTAGTAGCAACACAATTAACTGTAATTTCAAAGAAATTAGTACCACCAACAGTTATAGACGACCCAGATGTGTCTATATATacaggtgtgtgtatgtgacaagGTGCAACTCTTTTTCTttaggtaaaatatatattttttggtttatatttgCTTCTTTTCTACTATTGTAGGCTGTCCACACTAAGTAGTCCTTTTGATTTCCTGTTTTTTGGACAATATTAAAGAGTAGTTAGATTTGTCACAGACATTTGTCTTTGCTAAGCTTCTACTGGTTGTCTTCTCTACCAAAAAAAAGGAGCCAGGTTACCTTTGTATATAGTAATCATTAAAATGCACACCGATGTTATTTCCCTATTCAAAGCTTTCAACATACCTCCTCATGCTCGCTGTTTAAATGTGCAATTAATTGTAAGAGATTCTCGATATCCGCATCCATGGTTTGACTTTCCATCTGTACTCCCTCGAGAATTCTCTGCATACAATAGATATCTTCCTCTGCATTGGTCTTCATTCTAGACTCTTCGTCATATCTTTAGGAAacacagagattttttttttaaatcaagaatCAACTTACATAATGCTGAGCAAAATtactgaaaacaaaacaaaaaaaaaacattatatttatGTGAATTGGTCAGCTTTTTTTCCAGTTTGTAAGTAGGTTCTCAGGTAACCAAAACTCATGGTGTAGTGAAAACATGAAGCGATATGGCTAACAAAAACAAACGATATTGACATGCTCTGTACTACATGTGTATTGGCAAGACACGAAGACAGAGTAATTCTTTGGAATTGGTCATTCATGACTTGCAAAGTGAGTACAATTTCCCCAGAGTTTATAGAATGAAAGAAAGAAGTCTAGTAGTAGATACCAATGATTCATATCAACCAACCTATacaatttcatttattttgttaaagTAATGAGGGTCTGCATGTTGATTTGCCAATTGTGGTGCATTTACTTAGGAACTGAATTGTCTAAACCAAAATACCATTGCTACAATGAATTGGTATCATTACAGTGAAATG
Above is a genomic segment from Pelobates fuscus isolate aPelFus1 chromosome 6, aPelFus1.pri, whole genome shotgun sequence containing:
- the LOC134566178 gene encoding keratin, type I cytoskeletal 17-like, with protein sequence MRNDVDCSSLEPVNRHYYTGVYYPKPYQHNSSPQFRSFNGVYHRINSKPHFTVHRGLDFSSNKFMSSHGDPEEHVRPKHSHFNNTRWNGWHNDRLNEDTIRFNGKEAIQLNGKETMHLNGKETMRVLNNRLASYMTEVDSLKEHNAQLEKTIQDEYQKSQADSYPDYSEFYNIVGKIQTKISSVKADNTNLVQQIHSAYLAAENFRNKYDEESRMKTNAEEDIYCMQRILEGVQMESQTMDADIENLLQLIAHLNSEHEEEVNRLAVQLGVKVNVAMDVAPTMDLTEALSEIREEYESLLERNLKEAEDIFRSTHSELEHRLFSGKEELEELKEEMIDLKHTAHAMEIKLQTQLQMKSVLETSLEETFENNSVQLTELQSDIDSLQSQLEDILMYMKDQDQKYGILSDQKTFLEMEIASYRHLIEGSGIQ